The Endozoicomonas montiporae CL-33 genome contains a region encoding:
- the ptsG gene encoding glucose-specific PTS transporter subunit IIBC: MQNAFSVLQKTGRSLMLPVMILPIAGILLGIGSANFTLIPDLLNGVMIKTGSVIFGNLPLLFAIGTALGLTNNTGTATLTAVVAYLVMLATMGEMAQYLQLDTVTVLGIETINTGILGGILAGILTAVLFNRFHKLKLPDYIGFFEGIRFVPIVSAFAAILLGVVLTYIWMPVESALNSFSQQAIETSPGSMGFLYGFVERLLIPLGIHHIWNIPFQMLMGEFVTATGEVVTGDIARFFAGDPSAGFLAGGFLFKMFGLPGAAIAIWHSARPENKKRVAGLMFSAILAAMMSGITEPIEFAFMYIAPMLYAIHAVLAGIAFMVTNLLDIRMGASFSHGLIDYVLFFSIGNKPFLLIPVGLCFTAIYYFVFRFTIHYFNLKTPGREDQPVSNEKLAVTPELARNLVHALGGNNNLKTIDACITRLRISVNDADVVDQERLKALGARAVVVVGKNLQIIFGPQSESIKTQIVELDEPDCKPLTSPA; the protein is encoded by the coding sequence ATGCAAAATGCATTCAGCGTACTGCAAAAGACAGGGCGCTCACTGATGCTGCCAGTAATGATACTGCCCATAGCTGGTATCCTGCTTGGCATAGGCAGTGCCAACTTTACCCTTATTCCCGACCTGCTTAATGGTGTCATGATCAAAACTGGCAGTGTCATTTTTGGCAACCTGCCACTATTGTTTGCCATCGGCACCGCCCTTGGCCTCACAAACAATACCGGCACCGCCACATTAACAGCCGTTGTCGCTTATCTGGTTATGCTGGCCACCATGGGAGAGATGGCTCAGTACCTTCAGCTGGATACAGTAACAGTACTGGGTATTGAAACCATTAATACGGGCATTCTGGGCGGGATACTGGCAGGCATCCTGACAGCAGTTCTATTCAACCGATTCCACAAACTGAAGTTGCCCGATTATATTGGTTTCTTTGAAGGCATTCGCTTTGTGCCCATTGTTTCAGCCTTTGCTGCCATTCTTCTCGGTGTGGTTCTGACGTATATCTGGATGCCGGTAGAAAGCGCCCTGAACTCATTCAGCCAACAGGCCATCGAAACCAGTCCGGGCAGCATGGGCTTTCTCTATGGATTTGTCGAACGCCTGCTGATTCCATTGGGCATTCATCATATCTGGAACATTCCTTTCCAGATGCTGATGGGCGAATTTGTCACCGCCACCGGTGAAGTGGTGACCGGCGACATTGCCCGCTTTTTTGCCGGAGACCCCAGCGCAGGATTCCTTGCCGGAGGTTTCCTGTTCAAGATGTTTGGCTTACCCGGTGCAGCCATTGCCATTTGGCACAGTGCCAGACCTGAGAATAAAAAGCGCGTTGCCGGGTTAATGTTTTCAGCCATTCTGGCGGCCATGATGAGCGGCATCACCGAACCCATCGAGTTCGCCTTCATGTACATTGCGCCAATGCTTTATGCTATTCACGCTGTATTGGCCGGCATTGCCTTTATGGTCACCAATCTACTCGACATTCGCATGGGCGCCTCGTTCTCACACGGACTGATTGACTATGTACTGTTCTTCAGCATCGGCAACAAACCCTTCCTGCTGATCCCTGTCGGGTTATGTTTCACCGCCATTTATTATTTCGTCTTCCGCTTTACCATTCATTATTTCAACCTGAAAACACCTGGGCGGGAAGATCAACCAGTGTCTAATGAAAAGCTGGCGGTTACACCTGAACTGGCAAGAAACCTTGTACATGCGCTGGGTGGAAACAATAATCTTAAGACCATCGACGCCTGTATTACACGTCTGCGTATTAGTGTTAACGATGCAGACGTGGTTGATCAGGAACGGCTAAAAGCACTGGGGGCAAGAGCAGTCGTCGTCGTTGGAAAGAACTTGCAGATTATCTTTGGGCCGCAATCTGAAAGCATTAAGACTCAGATAGTTGAGCTGGACGAACCAGACTGCAAGCCTTTGACATCACCTGCATAA
- a CDS encoding disulfide bond formation protein B, whose translation MSQNEPLVVSNLWRQINALGLLALSGVLGFALLNQFACHDLPCPLCLLQRIAFTGCMFAILLNIFYGTRPWHYGILLVSAMLGAGIALRQISLHVIPGNPGYGGTVFSWHFYTWSFLCFTTIIATVSLTFLVPSHFSVSSAFIGFGAQPAWIKLAVVLCYLVVSVNMVSAFLECGFYACAENPVHYKLLQGWL comes from the coding sequence ATGAGTCAGAACGAACCACTTGTTGTTTCAAACCTATGGCGACAAATAAACGCCCTGGGACTTTTAGCTCTTTCAGGCGTTCTGGGATTTGCCCTGCTTAACCAGTTTGCCTGTCACGACCTGCCCTGCCCACTCTGCTTACTTCAGCGCATTGCCTTTACCGGTTGCATGTTCGCGATTTTGCTGAATATTTTTTACGGTACACGACCCTGGCATTACGGTATTTTACTGGTATCAGCCATGCTGGGGGCAGGCATAGCACTGCGCCAAATCAGCCTCCATGTTATTCCCGGTAATCCGGGCTACGGAGGAACAGTTTTCAGCTGGCACTTTTACACCTGGTCATTTCTCTGCTTCACCACCATTATTGCAACCGTTTCTTTAACTTTTCTTGTTCCCAGCCATTTCAGCGTTTCATCCGCTTTCATCGGCTTCGGAGCACAACCCGCATGGATAAAACTGGCCGTTGTCCTCTGTTATTTAGTGGTTTCGGTGAATATGGTTTCAGCTTTTCTGGAATGTGGTTTTTATGCCTGTGCTGAAAACCCTGTGCATTACAAGCTACTGCAAGGCTGGCTATAA
- the ptsG gene encoding PTS glucose transporter subunit IIBC has product MLQNAFGVLQKIGRALMLPVAILPVAGILLGIGAADFSFLPSLLSQVMEQAGGAVFGNLPLLFAIGAVLGLTDNDGVSTLAAIVGYVVMLATMGLVAGLMGVETKSIMGITSIDTGVFGGILSGALAAFMFNRFYKIQLPEYLGFFAGKRFVPIVTAFGAIALGAIMAFVWPPIGRAIDTFGFYAAEGNPVAMGFVYGFIERLLIPFGIHHVWNVPFQMEMGQFINEAGQVFNGDIPRFFAGDPTAGFLAGGFLFKMFGLPAAAIAMWHSAKTKQQKRVGGIMISAALTSMLTGITEPIEFSFMFLAPALYVIHAVLAGFAFVITNFLEIKMGASFSHGFIDFALFAGIGTKSFWLIPLGLVYAALYYSVFRFVIARFNLKTPGREDESAGGKVEVGPELAGKLIEAFGGNANIKSIDACITRLRVAVVDVKNVDQAAIKALGARGVMVVGNNMQAIFGPQSENIKTEMNELNKSGGMAPATA; this is encoded by the coding sequence ATGTTGCAAAACGCCTTTGGGGTGCTGCAGAAAATCGGCCGAGCGCTGATGCTGCCTGTAGCCATTCTGCCAGTCGCGGGTATCCTGCTGGGTATCGGTGCTGCTGATTTTAGTTTCCTGCCTTCCCTGCTGAGTCAGGTGATGGAACAGGCCGGTGGTGCCGTATTCGGCAACCTGCCACTGCTGTTCGCCATTGGTGCGGTACTGGGTCTGACTGACAACGACGGCGTCTCCACTCTGGCGGCTATCGTGGGTTACGTTGTTATGCTGGCCACCATGGGTCTGGTTGCAGGCCTGATGGGTGTTGAAACCAAGTCCATTATGGGCATCACCTCCATCGATACCGGCGTATTCGGTGGTATTCTGTCCGGTGCCCTGGCGGCGTTCATGTTTAACCGCTTCTACAAGATCCAGCTGCCTGAGTATCTGGGTTTCTTTGCGGGCAAGCGTTTCGTGCCAATCGTAACCGCTTTCGGCGCCATTGCCCTGGGTGCCATCATGGCGTTCGTATGGCCTCCCATCGGTCGCGCCATCGACACCTTCGGCTTCTACGCTGCAGAAGGTAACCCGGTTGCTATGGGCTTCGTATACGGCTTCATCGAGCGTCTGCTGATTCCATTCGGTATCCACCACGTATGGAACGTTCCTTTCCAGATGGAAATGGGTCAGTTCATCAACGAAGCAGGTCAGGTATTCAACGGCGACATCCCACGCTTCTTCGCGGGTGACCCGACTGCTGGCTTCCTGGCAGGCGGCTTCCTGTTCAAGATGTTCGGCCTGCCTGCTGCCGCTATCGCTATGTGGCACTCTGCCAAGACCAAGCAACAGAAGCGTGTTGGCGGTATCATGATCTCCGCAGCCCTGACTTCCATGCTGACCGGTATCACCGAGCCAATCGAATTCTCGTTCATGTTCCTGGCACCTGCCCTGTACGTGATCCACGCGGTACTGGCTGGCTTCGCCTTCGTGATTACCAACTTCCTGGAAATCAAGATGGGCGCGTCCTTCTCCCACGGCTTCATCGACTTCGCTCTGTTCGCAGGTATCGGTACCAAGTCCTTCTGGCTGATCCCACTGGGTCTGGTTTATGCGGCTCTGTACTACAGCGTATTCCGCTTTGTTATCGCCAGGTTCAACCTGAAGACACCAGGTCGCGAAGACGAATCTGCTGGCGGCAAGGTCGAAGTTGGCCCAGAACTGGCTGGCAAGCTGATTGAAGCTTTCGGTGGCAACGCTAACATCAAGTCCATCGACGCTTGTATCACTCGTCTGCGTGTAGCGGTTGTTGACGTGAAGAACGTTGATCAGGCTGCTATCAAGGCACTGGGCGCTCGTGGCGTAATGGTTGTTGGTAACAACATGCAGGCTATCTTCGGTCCACAGTCTGAGAACATCAAGACTGAAATGAACGAACTGAACAAGTCTGGCGGCATGGCTCCAGCAACTGCTTAA
- a CDS encoding ATP-binding protein: MTEFVDVHAEAASGQGGVSKPAGHKSTRTGWRRLASQGRALLPDSLPGRFFMFMLLLVFASQLMISVVWNYQTRTTQEKALENVVFNMAMRVSSTIEYFDSLPNRYRHIILDQLRDMGGTRYFVTLNRDFIEIDELARTRSKDIVINGFQDTLDAFHANGDISIAFSAPETLRVFNNDTYLMELTESWGQHALIVEPLSLPILVIQVPVSNNEWLYLATLMPDYAIMSSSLPVDLQLIYLFALTVLLLFGSWMIYVLTRPVKQLSKAAENFGRSFEPVYLPEKGAIEFKTTAGAFNRMQRNIQHFLNDRKQLFSGISHDLKTPLTRLRLRAEMLDDDDERQGFVEDIDHLDMMVRSALQMVRDTDIHENPEPVDLKQVLENIARAGQSVGQKISLKYHEHELVTGKPLALRRCLENLIDNAVVYGGNADVSLSIEEGQNLIVIRDKGPGLPEGMEEEVFQPYRRFEHGQACNPGGNGLGLITARHLAGTHGGDLSLRNHPEGGLEVTLTIPFDS; the protein is encoded by the coding sequence TTGACTGAGTTTGTTGATGTTCATGCCGAGGCGGCATCGGGTCAGGGTGGTGTTTCCAAACCTGCGGGCCATAAAAGCACCAGAACCGGGTGGCGTCGATTAGCGTCCCAGGGTCGGGCTTTGCTGCCAGACTCCCTGCCGGGAAGGTTTTTCATGTTTATGCTGTTGCTGGTGTTTGCCTCTCAGCTCATGATCAGCGTGGTCTGGAATTATCAGACCCGAACAACTCAGGAAAAAGCGTTGGAAAATGTTGTATTCAATATGGCGATGCGAGTGTCGTCTACCATTGAATACTTTGACTCCCTGCCCAATCGCTACCGTCATATTATTCTGGACCAGCTTCGGGATATGGGCGGTACGCGCTATTTTGTTACCCTCAATCGTGATTTTATCGAGATTGATGAGCTGGCAAGAACCCGCAGTAAAGACATCGTCATTAATGGCTTTCAGGATACTCTGGATGCCTTTCATGCCAATGGTGATATCAGTATTGCGTTTTCGGCACCGGAAACACTGCGGGTGTTTAATAACGACACTTACCTGATGGAGCTGACAGAAAGTTGGGGCCAGCATGCACTGATTGTGGAGCCTCTGTCGTTGCCTATTCTGGTGATACAGGTGCCGGTCTCCAATAATGAGTGGCTCTATCTGGCTACCCTCATGCCGGATTACGCCATTATGTCCTCGAGTCTCCCCGTGGATTTGCAGCTTATTTATCTGTTTGCACTCACCGTTTTGCTGTTGTTTGGCAGCTGGATGATTTATGTATTGACCCGCCCTGTAAAACAATTATCCAAAGCCGCTGAAAACTTTGGCAGGAGTTTTGAGCCTGTGTATCTGCCAGAAAAAGGTGCGATAGAGTTTAAAACGACTGCCGGTGCGTTTAACCGGATGCAGAGAAATATTCAGCACTTTCTGAATGATCGAAAACAGCTGTTTTCAGGTATTTCCCATGACTTGAAGACTCCGCTGACACGGCTCCGTTTGCGCGCTGAAATGCTGGATGACGATGATGAACGACAGGGATTTGTTGAAGACATTGATCACCTGGATATGATGGTACGCAGTGCTTTGCAAATGGTTCGCGATACCGACATTCATGAAAATCCGGAGCCGGTTGACCTTAAACAGGTGCTAGAAAATATTGCCAGAGCCGGTCAGTCCGTTGGACAGAAGATCAGTCTGAAATACCATGAGCATGAGTTGGTGACCGGCAAGCCGCTGGCATTGCGGCGTTGTCTTGAAAACCTGATAGATAACGCGGTTGTTTATGGTGGTAATGCCGATGTCTCTCTTTCTATTGAAGAGGGGCAGAACCTGATTGTGATCAGAGACAAGGGGCCTGGACTTCCTGAGGGTATGGAAGAAGAAGTGTTTCAGCCTTATCGACGTTTTGAACATGGTCAGGCCTGTAATCCGGGTGGTAATGGTCTTGGGCTTATTACAGCAAGGCATCTGGCGGGTACTCATGGTGGGGACCTGTCGCTTCGGAATCATCCTGAGGGTGGGCTTGAAGTTACACTGACTATTCCTTTCGACTCGTAA
- a CDS encoding response regulator, whose product MVDSSTVFVVDDDDSIRDLLASYLKKNGYNVIAANSGESFLQEFQEWRSAGEDESRVIVVLDIMMPGMDGFDVCRELRTFSKAPVIMLTAVSDEMDRIIGLEMGADDYLGKPFNPRELLARIKAIFRRSEQVAEPKTSGRYAVFNGFCLDKVTRELVSPDGEPVPLTGADYNLLMLFIRNQGKVLSRESIAEVTRKRNSAPMDRFIDVNVSRLRQCLGENARAPELIKTVRGQGYILTTEVEWVDKVPA is encoded by the coding sequence ATGGTTGATTCTAGCACTGTATTTGTTGTAGACGACGATGACTCGATTCGTGATCTGCTGGCCAGCTATCTGAAAAAGAATGGCTATAACGTCATTGCTGCGAATAGTGGTGAAAGCTTTTTGCAGGAGTTCCAGGAGTGGCGATCGGCTGGAGAGGATGAGTCTCGCGTCATTGTCGTGCTGGATATCATGATGCCCGGTATGGATGGCTTTGACGTCTGCCGTGAATTGCGTACTTTCTCAAAAGCGCCGGTAATAATGCTGACAGCGGTTTCCGATGAAATGGATAGAATCATTGGTCTGGAAATGGGCGCTGACGATTATCTGGGTAAACCCTTCAACCCTCGCGAATTGCTGGCACGTATTAAAGCCATCTTTCGTCGTAGTGAGCAGGTGGCAGAGCCTAAGACATCGGGTCGCTATGCCGTGTTTAATGGTTTCTGTCTGGATAAGGTGACCCGCGAACTGGTCTCTCCGGATGGTGAACCTGTGCCATTAACCGGTGCTGACTATAACCTGCTGATGTTGTTTATCCGCAATCAGGGGAAAGTGCTCAGTCGTGAGAGCATTGCAGAAGTAACGCGCAAGCGTAATTCGGCACCGATGGATCGTTTTATTGATGTGAATGTTAGTCGTTTACGGCAGTGTCTGGGTGAAAACGCCCGTGCGCCGGAGCTGATCAAAACGGTCAGAGGTCAGGGTTACATTCTGACTACAGAAGTTGAGTGGGTTGATAAAGTGCCTGCATAA
- the adhE gene encoding bifunctional acetaldehyde-CoA/alcohol dehydrogenase: protein MANDKPLAKEGRSAKAVKQETGKTEVEVQLDALLDRAKAAREKYLELDQEAIDRINKAMALAGQAAHMELARMAVEETGRGILEDKVTKNIFSTEYIHHSIKYDKTVGVIEDNQEEDFMLVAEPVGIVCGITPVTNPTSTTMFKSIISAKTRNPIVFAFHPSAQKCSSEAARILRDAAIEAGAPEDCILWVEKPSLEATQKLMIHPDISVILATGGSGMVRAAYSSGKPALGVGPGNVPCVIDRTADLKQATNDLVMSKSFDNGMICASEQAAIVHEAVYPQFIKEMKALNVYFTNPEETRKLAEVVIVDGHVNSKIVGMKPVVIAEMAGIKIPENTRVIAAEIEGVGPEFPLSREKLSPVLGVLKARDSKHGIELADKMLNFGGLGHSAVLHAQDDDVIDQFSLAMKAGRIIINSPSTHGAIGDLYNTNMPSLTLGCGTYGGNSTTSNVSAVNLINVKRVAKRRVSMQWFKLPRKIYFEANSLQYLEKMPDISRVFIVTDETIQSLGYVDKIQYHLSRRQVPVQVRVFNQVEPDPSLATIRAGAEDMDRFQPDVIIALGGGSPIDAAKGMWLFHEQPGADFEGMAQKFLDIRKRVYKFPKLGKKARLVAIPTTSGTGSEVTSFAVITDKEKGIKYPLADYELTPDVAILDPNLVATVPKKVTADTGLDVLTHALEAFVSVMASDYTDALAMKAIQLTFDYLPASYESADKRAREKMHNASCIAGMAFANAFLGINHSMAHKLGHEMKIPHGLANALLLPHVIEYNGNSKPSKVATFPKYDHYIAHEKYAEVAKTLGLPHSTTDEGVKSLANAVRDLMKKVGMPGSLKEMGFNEKEFLAKVPELAAHAFEDQCTTANPRMPLVTELEGLLKKAYYGE, encoded by the coding sequence ATGGCCAATGATAAGCCTTTAGCGAAAGAAGGGCGGTCAGCCAAAGCAGTAAAACAGGAAACCGGTAAGACAGAGGTTGAGGTTCAACTCGACGCTCTGCTGGATCGAGCCAAAGCGGCTCGTGAAAAATACCTGGAGCTGGATCAGGAAGCGATCGACCGAATCAATAAGGCGATGGCGCTTGCTGGTCAGGCAGCGCATATGGAACTGGCGCGTATGGCGGTTGAAGAAACCGGCCGTGGTATTCTGGAAGACAAGGTGACCAAAAACATCTTCTCGACCGAGTACATTCATCACTCCATCAAGTACGACAAGACTGTCGGCGTTATTGAAGATAATCAGGAAGAAGACTTCATGCTGGTGGCGGAGCCAGTGGGTATTGTCTGCGGTATTACCCCGGTGACGAATCCGACGTCTACCACCATGTTCAAATCCATTATTTCCGCCAAGACCCGTAACCCGATTGTCTTTGCTTTCCATCCGTCTGCCCAGAAGTGTTCCAGTGAAGCCGCCCGCATTCTGCGTGATGCTGCCATCGAAGCCGGCGCGCCGGAAGACTGTATTCTGTGGGTAGAAAAACCTTCTCTGGAAGCCACTCAGAAGCTGATGATTCACCCGGATATTTCCGTCATTCTGGCCACCGGTGGTTCCGGCATGGTTCGTGCGGCTTACTCTTCCGGTAAACCGGCTTTGGGTGTAGGTCCGGGTAACGTACCTTGTGTGATTGACCGCACTGCTGACCTGAAGCAGGCGACCAATGACCTGGTGATGTCCAAGAGTTTTGACAATGGCATGATCTGCGCCTCAGAGCAGGCAGCGATTGTTCATGAAGCCGTTTACCCGCAGTTCATCAAAGAGATGAAGGCGCTGAATGTTTACTTCACTAACCCTGAAGAAACCAGAAAACTGGCGGAAGTAGTGATTGTAGACGGGCACGTTAACAGCAAAATTGTTGGCATGAAGCCGGTGGTGATTGCTGAAATGGCAGGGATCAAGATCCCTGAAAATACCCGTGTTATTGCTGCTGAAATTGAAGGTGTCGGGCCTGAATTCCCGCTGTCGCGCGAGAAGCTGTCTCCGGTACTGGGTGTTCTGAAGGCTCGTGATTCCAAGCACGGTATCGAGCTGGCTGACAAGATGCTGAACTTTGGTGGTCTGGGTCACTCTGCGGTACTGCACGCGCAGGATGATGATGTTATCGATCAGTTCTCTCTGGCGATGAAGGCTGGTCGTATTATCATCAATTCACCGTCTACCCACGGTGCTATTGGTGATCTGTACAACACCAACATGCCGTCACTGACTCTGGGTTGTGGCACCTATGGTGGTAACAGCACCACGTCCAACGTTTCAGCGGTTAACCTGATTAACGTTAAACGTGTGGCGAAGCGTCGTGTGAGCATGCAGTGGTTTAAACTGCCACGTAAAATCTACTTTGAAGCCAACTCCCTGCAGTATCTTGAGAAGATGCCAGACATCTCTCGTGTATTTATCGTCACCGATGAAACCATTCAGAGTCTGGGTTACGTTGACAAGATTCAGTACCACCTGAGTCGCCGTCAGGTGCCTGTGCAGGTGCGCGTTTTCAATCAGGTTGAACCTGATCCGTCACTGGCCACTATTCGTGCCGGTGCTGAAGATATGGATCGTTTCCAGCCAGACGTGATTATCGCTCTGGGTGGTGGTTCTCCCATCGATGCGGCGAAAGGCATGTGGTTGTTCCACGAGCAGCCCGGAGCTGACTTCGAAGGCATGGCACAGAAGTTCCTGGATATCCGCAAGCGTGTCTACAAGTTCCCGAAACTGGGTAAGAAAGCGCGTCTGGTAGCCATTCCAACCACGTCCGGTACCGGTTCTGAAGTGACTTCCTTTGCGGTGATTACTGACAAGGAAAAAGGCATCAAGTACCCGCTGGCGGATTACGAGCTGACACCGGATGTGGCGATTCTGGATCCGAATCTGGTCGCGACTGTGCCTAAGAAGGTGACGGCGGACACCGGTCTGGACGTACTAACTCACGCTCTGGAAGCTTTTGTGTCGGTGATGGCGTCTGATTACACCGATGCTCTGGCGATGAAGGCTATTCAACTGACCTTTGACTACCTGCCAGCGTCGTACGAGTCTGCCGACAAGCGTGCCCGTGAGAAGATGCACAACGCTTCCTGTATTGCAGGTATGGCCTTTGCCAACGCTTTCCTGGGTATCAATCACTCCATGGCGCACAAACTGGGTCATGAGATGAAGATCCCTCATGGTCTGGCAAATGCTCTGCTGCTGCCACATGTGATTGAATACAACGGTAACAGCAAGCCTTCCAAGGTAGCGACCTTCCCGAAATACGATCACTACATCGCACACGAGAAGTACGCTGAAGTAGCCAAGACTCTGGGTCTGCCGCACAGCACCACTGATGAAGGGGTTAAATCACTGGCAAATGCCGTTCGTGACCTGATGAAGAAAGTGGGCATGCCTGGCTCCCTGAAGGAAATGGGCTTCAACGAGAAAGAGTTCCTGGCGAAGGTGCCGGAACTGGCCGCTCATGCCTTTGAAGATCAGTGCACCACGGCCAACCCTCGTATGCCTCTGGTGACCGAGCTGGAAGGGCTGCTTAAAAAGGCTTACTACGGCGAATAA